Proteins from one Sabethes cyaneus chromosome 2, idSabCyanKW18_F2, whole genome shotgun sequence genomic window:
- the LOC128738308 gene encoding larval cuticle protein A2B-like codes for MAFIKSVVCLAVLGVAAAGLVPYAAEYKGDYYAHPQYSFNYGVHDGLTGDVKSQVESRDGDVVKGQYSLVEPDGSVRTVDYTADDVNGFNAVVSKSGPSVHAPVAVAHAAPAVVAHAAPVVKTYAAPAVVAAPAPVLKTYAAPTVVKTVAAAPVAYAHGPSVYAAHAPAVYAAHGAPAVYAAHGAPAVYAGHAYAPAAYGSYYH; via the exons ATGGCCTTCATCAAA TCTGTCGTGTGCCTAGCCGTCCTCGGAGTTGCCGCTGCTGGTCTGGTTCCTTATGCCGCTGAATACAAGGGAGATTACTAT GCTCACCCACAGTACTCCTTCAACTACGGTGTCCATGATGGTCTGACCGGTGACGTGAAATCCCAGGTCGAGAGCCGTGATGGAGACGTTGTCAAGGGACAGTACTCGCTGGTCGAACCCGATGGTTCCGTGCGCACCGTCGACTACACCGCCGATGACGTCAACGGATTCAACGCCGTCGTCAGCAAGTCTGGCCCATCT GTTCACGCTCCAGTCGCCGTTGCCCATGCTGCCCCAGCCGTCGTTGCCCACGCCGCCCCAGTCGTGAAAACCTATGCTGCCCCAGCTGTTGTCGCCGCTCCAGCTCCAGTTCTGAAGACCTACGCCGCTCCCACGGTAGTTAAGACTGTCGCTGCCGCCCCGGTAGCCTACGCTCATGGCCCATCGGTGTACGCTGCCCATGCTCCGGCCGTCTACGCTGCCCATGGAGCTCCAGCCGTCTATGCTGCCCATGGAGCCCCAGCCGTCTACGCTGGACACGCGTATGCCCCAGCTGCCTACGGATCGTACTACCACTAA